The DNA segment tttttttttcttttcttatataaaaaaaaaaaaaaaagcttgttttcctttcttttagaGAATGGCGTGCTTTGTGCTGTTCAGGCAATAAAGTATCCGATATTCGAGCTCATTTAAGCCATGGCTCTAGTTCAACAGAAGTTTAGTTTCACCAACCAAACAAAGCATAAAGAGCAAAAAAGGCTTCCCCAGAAACTATATTCCAAGAACCAAGCAAAACCCAGAAGAGAACATGAAGAATAGACGCTTACCTGACAAACTTTTCCTTCTTCAGTTTCATGCCAAAGAGGAGGGAGGACAGCTGAAATCCGATCCTCCAAGCGTACCCCTGCTTTCACACCCTACTCCAAGCCCTCGAGAACTCACTCTCTTTGAGACCAAATCAGAGTTCAATGAGTAGGAGAGTAACGTGGGGTGTAGGTGGAGGCGAGCGAAAGGTAAAGGTAGCGAGATGGGATTTTGCAGGGTATCGCAATGTTTACGAGGTGTTTGCTGGACGAAATGGGAACGTGTTTAAGAATGTAAAGATCTGATTTAAAAGCAAACCAAACATACTTACGTAGACATAAATATTGACCTCTGACACGTCTAATTGGACCGATTCCACCAATGGTTGGTTATGTCTGAACCATCGTTTAGACCCGGTTTGAATTTTGTGACATCTTGCCAATGCACTGGAATTGCCAGCAGCACGTGAAGACTTGAgggaaataaaatatatatatatatatattcataattctttatcaaaaaatatctgatgttcaattttcatcttggagttatttttcaaaggaaaatgcTGCTGCATCACCACAAAAGTCGTctattgatattttatttttttatttaattattaaggaattatttttaaataaatttgtaaatttttattctttttaaaatgtctaagattataaaaaatgtataaagaaaatgataaaaaaataaagatgtttaactattaaatatgtTCATTcatatatgtttattttattttattttatttatttatttttttaatggttaaaaaaataactgttaataaatttatatttttttaattttttcttaataattaaagatgtttaaaaaactttaaaaaaaaaaaaattatttatactgTTGTGCATATTTAATTAGTATATTTAATAGTAACcctgatattatttttttactttaatgTGGAGGCCAATAATTTAACCCAACTTGGGTGCAAGAATTGTTGGGACGTCGAACGTGGCCGATTCATGGTTCGACCCAAAGGACAATTGTCAGATATTGTCAGGTATTGGCAAAGAATATTCAACCGGACagatattttacataaattaatataaatactgacccaattttatataatatattaaatatattttataataaaaataattttataatataagaaattatatcTAACGCAATCGTATcactttataaatttatttttataaaaaaaatttataattaaaacatttcttattgataaaaaaattttactacatataaataAGTGGGATAGTACATCACTTTTAGTGAGACTCATTATAATTTTGAGGTGGAAAACTTGTATATCAACAATGTgtagagatgagataaaagttgtaCATCTAACAATGTGGAAAACTTGAACAAAAGCCAATAATTCAATAACCCGCAAGATGCATATCACGACACCTTTAACTCCTAATTTCTCCTAATGAGAACTCGTTTGATTACATAGAAGAGATagagaaaaattgaataaaatattattaaaatttaattttttaatattaatttaattttaaaatttgaaagaattgaattatttattatattttgtgtgagagtttgaaaattgtaatgattaaatgaaatgagatgagataatttatgtTACGaaaccaaacgaggcctaaacGAGTTATTGAGAATAACAACTCGCCCAACAAACTGTAATTGCACAGCCGGAATACAAGCAACTTGTTCATAActcatttttggatttttacaattttattttattgaaatttcctacatttaaaatagaattaaaaaaacaattgtaATTCTATCATTTTTCAAGAGAAATGGTATGCATACAACCaccatataatatttatacaactCACTATTAAAATGGTATAAGAATTGTGGACAGAAGCAACATTTTTGGAAAGAACTCACAGGCTCACAGCATCAGTTTTGAAGAATTATCTGAGAAAAAATCTGCAATTTCTCAAACTTTACAATTACTGCACAAAAAGACTGACAACAATGCTCCAGTATCCTGCCAACTGAACGTGAAAACGGTTAATCATATATGCAGTAATTCCAAGTACCAGTCAATCCAAGGCTATCAATTAACCAAATTCAAATTATTATCAGTGTGTGAGAGAATGAACCATATACATGTGAGCATACATGGAGCAAAAGTAAGTTTACCTGAGCCAAAATACTTTTTCCAGTCTGACCTTCAATTACCAGACCTGCTGTAAGACCAATCATTGCCCAAGCTCCGTTAATTGCTTCAATTTGACATCTCCTCTGCAAACACAACCAGCCAGACTGATAAGTAACTTGATGCATGAGGATTGTGGACTTCTTCTGCATCTTTGACTGATGCAGTCCATCTTGCATTTGggagcaaaaataaaaacttgctCCTCTTTTCTTATAATGAAAATTTATCTAACATAGAACATAACCCATGAATGCAAAAATATGCTCTGAAAATAACATCCAGAGTTCGCTAGACAAGTCAATTCATAGTTATTATCTGCACCAAACATGCCTTGAATTTCTGTTTTGCTTTAATTTCTTGCATTTGTTTGGCAGCCAACCGCTTGGCTTCCAAAGGATCAACCATGATCACTTCATTAACCGAGCCTCGTTTCCCTGAAGACACCTGTAcacttatttattttggttaGGTACAGCCCATAATGGACAAGAAGCAGCAGTTAATCTTAATGGTACTGCTGCCAGTTTATTAATTTGCACGAATGGAaattcaataaagaaaaaaaaaaattttcttcacGTGCTGTGCAATTCTCTCAAGCAACATAGAagataaaggaaaataaaaaagaaaaggaaaaacaatagAAAATCTGCGAATTGCAACTTCATTGAATCTGTGGCTAAGAATGTAACAAAATTCCTTTCAAAAGATAAAAGTGTAGGCAAGTTTGAACAAAAGTATGCCAATCTGGTGCTCGTATGGAACCATGATCAGGAAACAATAAAGAAGTCAATTTATTGACGGCCATGTTTGCCTCTAATGGGAATTTGAACCGACCTATTGATAATTTCAGACGGAAGAAAGAACTGGAATGTATTGAAGTggggaaaaaaggaagaaaaacaaatatgtAACCACCACTGCAAAAGGTAGATTACATAAACTTATCATACAATACAAATCAAACAGTTAAACTGAACCATCTAACACACAAGCTGAGTCAAAACATTTTGTTCCCACAAGAATTGTAGCATCAATGACATACCTAAAAAAGCTTCGATAatatttaaaccaaatatatcTGTGCATTAGACATGTGGGAGCCTTGGATTAAAGCGTACATTGGGATTAGCCAAGATTTGAAATGCTTGTCCTCTGGTTCTGTTAATGACCATGCTTGTGTCTTGGTCTCTTCTCAATCCCCGCCTAAGAAGAATAGAAACTTAAGAATATTAGGAAATCAGTAACTCAAAAGGGTAAGGAAATTCCAGCCTCTTTCTCACTAAGCTTTAACTCAGTAGAGATGGTACAATATGAACTTATAAAGGTGGATGCATACCATTTGACCATATTGACAATGAATGGCTCAACCATTTTGTGAATTCCCCCGCCCTAAGCTCatttatacttttttataaaggtTTAAGTGATTTATAAGTAAAGGTCAGTACAAGAGTATAGGTTTTCCAACAGTCGAAATCAAAGCAACGCACATGGCAAGAATAAAAactattcatttttcttttagttccaTTAATTTTCTCAGCGAACAAACGAAGGCCaaagaaaatctgaaaattggAACAATGTAAACCATCCACGTATTAGAGAAAATGGAGAAGTGAAGATGAGAGATTATGGATGGATATCTCTTCAAGATTAAGATTATTTCAATAGTTTCCCTAGAaaccaaaagattaaaaaaaaaaaatccaagaaatAAGCAGAGCAAACCACTCATTAGTGTATGTAAGAGGAGGGGAAGATGAAATTCAAAGTCAAATATTTTGAAGAACAAGTACATATTCATATCAGCAATTTGCTCGGCGACTACACATCTGGAGTAGAGAAAATTTCAAGAAATCAATTAATCAAGTAACCGAAGAGGTGGGTAAACTgcgaaatatatttaaaaaaaataattattttctatctcCAACTCAGTCTCAGGAACCAAACGAGGAGTAAAGAAAATCTTAAAAGAAATACAGGTATGAGCAAGGTCGAGAATTGGGTGCGTTAGGATTGGACTTACTTGAGGGGAGTTGCGGAGTGATGGTGTTTGGAAAGGGATGAGTATTGAGAGGAGAAAATGATGCCTCCATTGATGAGGGGCAGAGATGTGGAAGCCATCTACAGTCCAGACTCCAGAGGACTTCCTTACGTGTTCCTTGTTTTCTATCCGTAGCGTTTAATATTTTTGGTCCATGTTTTTTAGCATTTGCAAGTATTTTTAGTTCATACTTCAGTaaccaaaaacaaacaaacaaacaactttGGTCTTTTGCTTTTTCTTGGGCAAACGTTGTTTTTGCAGTTTTCTTTGTTTGACTGGCCGGGAACCAGAAATTCATTTAGatggataaaattataatttttctttttcaaggaGGGAGCAAAGGTGaatttttgtagaatttattttattaaaagacaatcacattaataaattatataaaaaaatacataaaatttactacacatagaatttttgataataataataataaaaaaaaaccttagAACATGTTTGATTAATAGTTGAAGACGGAGTGGAGTCGATTTTAAAGAACCCAACATTACTGCATCTAGGGGTGTAAGAGCATCCTCAGTGGATTAGTCAAAATTAAAAGGCACTTTTAATGAATGTGagattaattttagtttttaactAATCTATTAACATAAGTCTCATATTGgaatagttattttttcattctataataataaaataatataagatgaattttactttaactattcacatcaaattttcatattgaattattcatttattcattatatagtaatgaaataattaactatatattaatttattttattttatcactttttacaattttataatttattttatttgagttgtATGCGAAAATAATTTTGGTGTTTATTATAGCTAAAGtctaaatatttgaattttgactAATCCATTGTGATGATATTTTGAGGTATAATAGCTAAATAGGAGATGGATTTTAGCATTTGGCTAATCCATTGAGGATGCTCTAAGATTATTAGTCCCGATTGGAAAAATCTACTAAACTGAATGATTTGGTCCAGATTGGATTAAAAGTCTTATTTATCAAGgtcaaaatgtaatttttttggaCCGGATTAAATCAAGATTGactaaatgtgtatatatatatattaaaatattatatatataatatattattttatataattttcatcaaagggatcgtcaatatatatataatatattattttatataattttcatcaaaGGGATCGtcaatgataatatatatagtgaaattatttaatattcattaattagatataaaatattaaaaaatatttaattttaattaatttttttgtcaaaaaagaaaaaaaagatgtaaaaaatgtTAATAGATCAAATGGACCAATAGTTAATGGTCCGGCTCACAAAAATGatgaattgaaatttttgatctGTGCTCAGGTTGAACCAAATCGGACTAATTACACCTCTAACAACATCTACAAAGAGAAATTAGTAGGTACTTCAGAACCTCACATGATCACATGCTAGCCCGAAGGCAACGATTTTAGTGTCTTCTTTTAGATCTACAGTTGCAGAGTTTAGTGAAGTGGGGCGTATAGATTTTGGATAGCTGAAAGTCAGTAGATCATACCATTTCTAACATGGaagaatatgaataaaaaaaacccCCACAGATTTACATGCAGTAATGGGATATTAGAGGAGAATAGAGAAGGTTGCTAATCCATATATTGGGGGGATTCTCTTTCGTtttaaagagaggaaaaaatattttagggcGAGAGTTGGAGCAACTTTGCAGGGTAACTTTTacgttacatattaaaaaatacaacaattgcttaattttcctttggTCGGAAATGGTTTTGGATGCAACatgttaaagaaaataataagtaaTCCCTTCAGTTCCATTTTTTTTGGTTATACAGTTTGTGGCATTTCCCATCATTATCACCTAATAATAGGGCTGGATTCTGACTCTATCAGAGTAAGAAAATCCAATTCTAAACTCTCAACTCCAATTAGGAACAGACTCTGACTCAGATCAAAATTGTTGGAATCGAAATTCGAGAGGCAGagtgtcagagagagagagagagagagagagagagagagagagagagagagagagagagagagagagagagagcttggtCGGTCGGGTTTATATCGCTATCGAATGGTGGCAATCCCTCCTCCCCTTCAATCATGGCGAGACTCTCAATTGCTCCAAGCCTCAACACCGAGTCTCCTCTCAGTCTGCTCATTTCCTTTTCTGCTTTTATTGGGTCTATCTTTCAAAATCTAGTTTTCATGTACACTGTAAAAAGTGAACAAGAATTGTATTTCGAAGCTAGCACCAACTATAAAACTTGACATGCATGTATCAGAACcaaaaatcaagaaaacaaagaaagatagaaagaaataaaacgaCAGTGATTTGAAGCCAAAGGCTGAGAGACTCGAGACTTgagtgaataaaaaattaaagactTTTTCAATGTGCTTTCCATCTTTCTAGTTATGCTTACCGAGAGACCAAAAGCGAAAGAAAAACTGCGTTGCTTCATAACTTCAGATAAAAAGCATGATGTCAATGTTAAGTTGGTTCATCATTAGCCATTAGGCAGTAAAGCGAATGAATCGTgtcagtatttttattttttataactaaagttGTTTCGGTTGAGCGAGAATACAAAAATTAAGcgattaaagatttgaaagtcCAACTGCAAGGCCGATAAAAGTGAAAAGGATAAACATTCATAGGAAATCGAGCACTCTTATTTCTTTACAGTAGGAGAATGGTAAATATTAAGGCAGTGGAGGAAATACAGTGAACAAAGAGCAGAGATATTATTAGTCGGAGTTCGTAAGTCGGATAACtccaacaatattttaaaaaataattctactcCGATTGTGAATCCCGATTACTCCGTCTCCGCTGGAGTCAAAATGGGAGCAGATGTTGGCCAGAGTCGGAAACCCATCCCTACTTAATAAGGACATGCCTGGACCGTCGAAGAATTCttaaaatttctcttaattttatttttaaatatcattaaaacacaatatatttttcagcttcaaatttttaattttttcatttaattattatctaaatacaaaaatcaatacaacatttacaaaatcaatatttttatttaactttctatcttatttctcaaaatctaataaaacatcttggcttaaattattttatttttattgttattcacaaaattctaaaAAGTTAGGATCACAACCTGACCATTCTCCCAAAAAGTCAATATCTCTCACATCACACATGGTTGGGtgcataatcttttttatttatttattttttaaataagagtGTTATTATCAAGAATAGGAATAGTCCAAGTCCATAAGAgatatacaaaagaaaatatctacataaagttttgaaaaagaattccCTAACTTCTTCCAATGACCTTTCtttgtcttcaaaacatctctCATTCGTTTCTAGCCATAAACATCACATcaagcacaaaggaatcattttttcaaatggtaGCAATACATCGACTCCTCCCAACTCCTCTCCAACAAGCTAATAAATCGACGACTtgcttaggcatcacccaagctataCCCATCCTTCCAAAAATATCATGCCACAAACTTTTAGCCACCCCACAAGATAGAAATAAGTGATTTACTGATTCACCCTCtttcttgcacatacaacaccaatctactACACAAAATCCATGCTTCCATAGATTATCTAGTCAGAATTTTATCATGAGACACCAGCCAACAGAAGAAAGCCACCTTACTCGGCACCTAACTTTCCAAATGCTTTTCCAAGGGTAATCACATACACATCTTGACAGATTAATGCATTATAATAGGAATGAAGAGAGAATTTAGAATTTCCTTCATGAATCCACATCAATATGTCCTCTCTTCCTTGGACAATCTTCAACTCATATATTCTACTAAAAACATTACCTTCTCTGTCATTCACATTTCtcacaaaatcaacattccattGAATACTATTATGCAAAAAATAGATAGAATCAGCCACAGTTGCATCATGCTGCCTTGCAATCTGAAAAAGTGAAGGGAAGACATTCTTGAGAGCTGACTCACCACACCAATTGTCATGTAAAAAATGTATTCTTGATCCATCCCCCACCTTAAATTTGACATGTTTAACAAAGTCCCCCCATCCCATACAAATTGACTTCCACAATACCATCCCATAAGCACCTCTTACTTCATTTGAACACCAACTCCCCCACATACCCCCATATTTAACATctattacatttttctttttccataatgcATTCCTCTCTAAATGATATCTTCATAaccattccaaaaaaaaaaattgcagacaAACGATTACCCATGCAGTTAATTCAGCAGGTTTAAATGAATTCTGAAATCTAATAAAATCATTAAGAAGAAATC comes from the Carya illinoinensis cultivar Pawnee chromosome 8, C.illinoinensisPawnee_v1, whole genome shotgun sequence genome and includes:
- the LOC122318933 gene encoding uncharacterized protein LOC122318933 is translated as MASTSLPLINGGIIFSSQYSSLSKHHHSATPLKRGLRRDQDTSMVINRTRGQAFQILANPNVSSGKRGSVNEVIMVDPLEAKRLAAKQMQEIKAKQKFKRRCQIEAINGAWAMIGLTAGLVIEGQTGKSILAQLAGYWSIVVSLFVQ